The following coding sequences are from one Perognathus longimembris pacificus isolate PPM17 chromosome 13, ASM2315922v1, whole genome shotgun sequence window:
- the LOC125362179 gene encoding olfactory receptor 52M1, protein MLTFHNVCSVPSSFQLMGIPGLEALHTWLSIPFGSMYLLAVVGNVTILAVVKVERSLHQPMYFFLCMLAVIDLVLSTSTIPKLLGIFWFGAGSIGLDACLGQMFLIHCFATVESGIFLAMAFDRYVAICDPLRHATVLTHTLVCRLGLAALLRGIIYIGPLPLMIRLRLPLYRTHIISHSYCEHMAVVSLTCGDSRVNNVYGLSIGFLVLILDSVAIAASYVMIFRAVMGLATPEARLKTLGTCGSHVCAILIFYVPIAVSSLIHRFGHHVSPPIHTLLANFYLLIPPILNPIVYAVRTKQIRERLLQILKMGTKMR, encoded by the coding sequence ATGCTTACCTTTCATAATGTCTGCTCGGTACCCAGCTCCTTCCAGCTCATGGGCATCCCGGGGCTCGAGGCCCTGCACACCTGGCTGTCCATCCCCTTTGGCTCCATGTACCTGCTGGCTGTGGTGGGGAACGTCACCATCCTGGCTGTAGTTAAGGTAGAACGCAGCCTGCATCAACCCATGTACTTTTTTCTGTGCATGCTGGCTGTCATTGACCTGGTTCTGTCCACTTCCACTATCCCCAAACTTCTGGGAATCTTCTGGTTTGGTGCTGGAAGCATTGGCCTAGATGCCTGCTTAGGCCAAATGTTTCTCATTCACTGCTTTGCCACAGTCGAGTCAGGCATCTTCCTGGCCATGGCTTTCGATCGCTACGTAGCCATTTGTGACCCTCTGCGGCATGCCACAGTCCTTACTCACACACTGGTGTGTCGCTTAGGATTGGCTGCTCTTCTTCGAGGAATTATTTACATTGGACCTTTGCCTTTGATGATCCGCTTGCGGCTACCTCTTTACAGAACTCACATCATCTCCCACTCCTACTGTGAGCACATGGCTGTGGTCAGCTTGACGTGTGGGGACAGCAGAGTTAACAATGTCTATGGACTGAGCATTGGCTTTCTGGTGTTGATCCTGGATTCAGTGGCTATTGCTGCCTCCTATGTGATGATCTTCAGAGCTGTGATGGGGCTGGCCACCCCTGAGGCCAGGCTTAAAACCCTGGGGACATGTGGTTCTCATGTGTGTGCCATCTTGATCTTTTATGTTCCCATTGCTGTTTCTTCTCTCATTCACCGGTTTGGCCACCATGTATCTCCTCCCATTCATACTCTGTTAGCCAACTTCTATCTCCTCATTCCTCCAATCCTTAACCCCATTGTCTATGCTGTCCGTACCAAGCAGATCAGAGAGAGGCTTCTACAAATCCTGAAGATGGGAACTAAGATGAGGtga